The proteins below come from a single Dinghuibacter silviterrae genomic window:
- a CDS encoding ribonucleoside-diphosphate reductase subunit alpha, with product MYVIKRSGKQEKIHFDKITSRIHKLSYGLQVDYKDLIEISQKVIQGIYEGVTTTELDNLAAETAASYTTRHPDFATLAARIAVSNLHKNTQKSFSATAQALFNYIDPKTGQSAPLLSEEVYRIIEEHADRIDSAIIFDRDYHFDYFGFKTLERSYLLKLNGKIAERPQHLFMRVALGIHKTDIEAAIETYNLMSEKWFIHGTPTLFNAGTPKPQMSSCFLVTMKEDSIPGIFETLKNCALISQSAGGVGLAIHDIRATGAYIRGTNGTSNGIIPMLKVFNDTARYVDQGGGKRKGAFAIYLEPWHDDIFAFLDLRKNHGKEELRARDLFLALWVNDLFMKRVEEDSDWSLFCPHEAPDLQNTYGEAFETLYTQYEKEGRARRTVPARELWNAILDAQIETGTPYLLYKDACNEKSNQKNLGTIKSSNLCTEIIEYTSPDEVAVCNLASIALPRFVTNGSFDFQKLFEITKVVTRNLNKVIDGNYYPIPEAQYSNFRHRPVGIGVQGLADVFMMLRLPFESEEARLLNRDIFETIYFGAVTASNELAKQHGPYETFAGSPMSQGQFQFDLWHAEPTDRWDWESLRKDVMENGVRNSLLLAPMPTASTSQILGNNECFEPYTTNIYNRRVLSGEFVVVNKHLMKDLVDRGLWNENLKNKIIAANGSVQQIREIPEDLREIYKTVWEIKQRTVIDMAADRGAYICQSQSLNLFIDQPNFGKLTSMHFYAWKKGLKTGMYYLRTRAAADAIKFTVDTQALQQPAAASKDEQQDAIACSLDNPDGCLACSA from the coding sequence ATGTACGTCATAAAGCGCAGCGGCAAACAAGAGAAGATCCATTTCGACAAGATCACGAGCCGTATCCACAAGCTCAGCTATGGTCTTCAGGTGGACTATAAGGACCTCATCGAAATCTCCCAGAAGGTCATCCAGGGGATCTATGAGGGGGTGACCACCACCGAGCTGGACAACCTGGCGGCGGAAACCGCGGCCTCGTACACGACCCGGCACCCGGACTTCGCCACCCTGGCGGCCCGTATTGCCGTGTCCAACCTTCACAAGAACACCCAGAAATCCTTCTCGGCCACCGCCCAGGCGCTCTTCAATTATATCGATCCGAAAACCGGTCAATCCGCACCGCTGTTGTCGGAAGAGGTATACCGCATCATCGAGGAGCATGCAGACCGGATCGATTCCGCCATCATCTTCGACCGCGACTATCACTTCGACTACTTCGGGTTCAAAACCCTGGAACGGTCGTACCTGCTCAAGCTCAACGGGAAGATCGCCGAACGCCCGCAGCACCTGTTTATGCGTGTTGCCCTGGGTATACATAAGACGGACATCGAGGCCGCCATCGAGACGTACAACCTCATGAGCGAAAAATGGTTTATCCATGGCACGCCCACGTTGTTCAACGCCGGTACCCCCAAACCGCAAATGTCTTCCTGCTTCCTGGTGACCATGAAGGAGGACAGCATCCCCGGCATCTTCGAAACATTGAAAAACTGCGCCCTGATCTCCCAGTCCGCCGGTGGGGTAGGGCTCGCCATCCACGACATCCGTGCCACCGGAGCCTATATCCGGGGGACCAACGGGACGTCCAACGGGATCATCCCCATGCTCAAGGTGTTCAACGACACGGCCCGGTACGTCGACCAGGGCGGTGGAAAACGCAAGGGTGCCTTTGCGATTTACCTGGAACCCTGGCACGACGATATTTTCGCCTTCCTGGACCTTCGGAAAAACCACGGTAAGGAAGAACTCCGCGCCCGCGACCTGTTCCTGGCGCTGTGGGTGAACGACCTCTTTATGAAGCGCGTGGAAGAAGATTCGGACTGGTCCCTATTCTGCCCCCACGAAGCCCCCGACCTGCAGAACACGTACGGGGAAGCGTTCGAGACACTGTATACCCAATACGAGAAGGAAGGCCGCGCCCGCCGCACCGTGCCCGCCCGCGAACTGTGGAACGCCATCCTGGATGCCCAGATCGAGACCGGGACACCCTACCTGTTGTATAAGGACGCCTGCAACGAGAAGTCCAACCAAAAGAACCTGGGCACGATCAAAAGCTCCAATCTTTGCACGGAAATCATCGAGTATACGTCCCCCGACGAAGTGGCGGTGTGCAACCTGGCCTCCATCGCCCTGCCCCGGTTCGTCACCAACGGTTCCTTTGACTTCCAGAAACTCTTCGAGATCACCAAGGTGGTCACCCGCAACCTGAACAAGGTCATCGACGGCAACTACTACCCCATCCCGGAAGCGCAATATTCCAACTTCCGCCACCGCCCCGTCGGTATTGGCGTACAGGGTCTGGCAGACGTCTTTATGATGCTCCGCCTGCCTTTTGAAAGCGAGGAAGCGCGTTTGCTGAACCGGGACATCTTCGAAACGATTTATTTCGGCGCCGTGACAGCCTCCAACGAACTTGCCAAGCAACATGGCCCTTATGAAACCTTTGCCGGCTCTCCCATGTCCCAGGGTCAGTTCCAGTTTGACCTGTGGCACGCAGAACCTACGGATCGCTGGGATTGGGAAAGCCTGCGCAAGGACGTCATGGAAAACGGTGTGCGCAACTCCCTCCTGCTGGCGCCCATGCCCACGGCCTCCACTTCCCAGATCCTGGGCAACAACGAGTGCTTCGAGCCGTATACGACCAACATCTACAACCGCCGGGTTTTGTCCGGAGAGTTTGTGGTCGTCAACAAGCACCTCATGAAGGACCTGGTGGACCGCGGTCTTTGGAATGAAAACCTGAAGAACAAGATCATCGCCGCCAACGGGTCTGTCCAGCAGATCCGCGAGATCCCCGAGGACCTGCGCGAGATCTACAAGACCGTATGGGAAATCAAGCAACGCACGGTCATCGACATGGCCGCCGACCGGGGCGCCTACATCTGCCAGTCACAGTCGCTGAACCTGTTCATCGACCAGCCGAACTTCGGGAAGCTGACTTCCATGCACTTTTACGCCTGGAAAAAAGGCCTCAAGACCGGGATGTATTATCTCCGCACCCGGGCCGCCGCGGACGCCATCAAGTTCACGGTGGATACCCAGGCGCTCCAGCAACCCGCTGCTGCTTCCAAGGATGAGCAGCAGGACGCCATCGCCTGCTCGCTGGATAACCCGGACGGGTGCCTGGCGTGTAGCGCATAA
- a CDS encoding retropepsin-like aspartic protease, with protein MSRSLFLLCALLCITAAEAQTPFSRLQSLLDQKDYFRLKTALEEESTHLRVEDKAYFQAFVDNVFARNDWSLKEVRALLETNSLTGRQRYGLWLLQEDNYYKLGQYRMAVACCDTLLRHYEDMMDAVQRVELANDRILWHALEDVPPQEVFLPASASVSWTRDVAGLMNVPVRIDTATYNFVFDTGAGLSTISESFAARLGLHIREAGVDVQGSTGQHNTSSLAVADSLFLGDVLLRHVVFLVLPDAQLTFPPIHYSIKAILGLPVIWQLQEIHILRDGELRLERADHPGASNLALDGWAPVVSVITRGDTLSFHFDTGASNTDLYSPYLERHREEVLREGKRQTSRRGGAGGIVATEVYRLKNVDMEVGGRPLTLPQVDVLTHSTDDKGERYYGNLGQDVFSRFPEMVLNFKYMYLQFP; from the coding sequence ATGAGCCGGTCCCTTTTTTTGTTGTGCGCGCTGCTCTGCATCACTGCGGCGGAGGCACAGACCCCTTTCTCGCGCCTCCAGTCTTTATTGGATCAAAAGGACTACTTCCGTCTGAAGACGGCTCTTGAAGAGGAATCCACACATTTGCGGGTCGAAGACAAAGCCTACTTCCAAGCCTTCGTGGACAATGTTTTTGCGCGAAACGACTGGTCCCTGAAGGAAGTGCGCGCGCTCCTGGAGACCAACAGCCTTACCGGCAGACAACGCTACGGCCTCTGGCTGTTGCAGGAGGACAACTATTACAAATTGGGGCAATACCGTATGGCCGTTGCCTGTTGCGATACGCTGCTCAGACACTACGAGGATATGATGGATGCGGTCCAGCGGGTAGAGCTGGCCAACGACCGGATCCTCTGGCACGCCCTGGAGGATGTCCCGCCACAGGAGGTGTTCCTCCCCGCCTCCGCCAGTGTTTCCTGGACACGGGATGTGGCGGGGCTGATGAACGTCCCGGTACGGATAGACACGGCGACGTACAATTTTGTTTTCGATACGGGCGCAGGGTTGTCCACCATCAGCGAAAGCTTTGCCGCCCGTCTTGGTCTTCATATCCGGGAAGCGGGGGTGGACGTCCAGGGCAGTACCGGGCAACACAATACCTCTTCCCTGGCGGTGGCGGACAGCCTTTTCTTAGGCGATGTCCTGCTCAGACACGTCGTTTTTCTCGTACTTCCCGACGCCCAGCTCACCTTCCCGCCCATCCACTATTCGATCAAGGCCATTCTGGGGTTGCCGGTGATCTGGCAGTTGCAGGAGATACACATCCTGAGGGACGGAGAACTGCGTTTGGAACGGGCCGATCACCCCGGGGCATCCAACCTGGCCCTTGACGGATGGGCGCCGGTCGTGTCGGTGATCACCCGGGGCGATACGCTCAGTTTTCACTTCGATACCGGCGCCAGCAACACCGATCTGTACAGCCCCTACCTGGAACGGCACCGGGAGGAAGTCCTCCGGGAAGGCAAACGCCAGACATCCCGAAGAGGCGGGGCGGGCGGCATCGTGGCCACCGAGGTGTACCGGTTGAAAAATGTAGACATGGAAGTCGGCGGCCGTCCCCTGACCCTGCCCCAGGTCGATGTGCTGACCCACTCCACCGACGACAAGGGCGAACGATACTACGGCAACCTCGGACAGGACGTATTTAGCCGCTTTCCGGAAATGGTGCTCAATTTTAAGTATATGTATCTCCAATTCCCATAG
- a CDS encoding porin family protein, which translates to MNFMKMKAIVLAAFLSLAGIAAHAQQEAHFGIKGGFSSTAITDADEWRGTGFGGVFVNIPLGWHWYLQPEVLYAGQGGIYGNGRYYFDPTDPNNTTLSMGYVQVPLMFQFHVNRVFYLEFGPQVEFLTSAKAITDGVKTDVSSNFNKVDADLNFGFGLNCGPVVSLFARYNLGLSDVYNDNGPSEYNRGAQIGIGFKFPNGDGYERRSRRY; encoded by the coding sequence ATGAACTTTATGAAAATGAAAGCCATCGTTCTGGCGGCATTTTTGTCTCTCGCAGGCATTGCGGCGCACGCACAACAGGAAGCGCATTTTGGGATCAAGGGCGGGTTCAGCAGCACCGCCATCACAGACGCCGACGAATGGCGTGGTACGGGTTTCGGGGGTGTCTTTGTAAACATCCCGCTCGGCTGGCACTGGTACCTGCAGCCCGAGGTCCTGTATGCCGGGCAGGGCGGGATCTATGGCAACGGCCGGTATTATTTCGACCCCACCGACCCCAACAATACGACGCTCTCCATGGGGTATGTACAAGTGCCGCTGATGTTCCAGTTTCATGTCAACCGGGTGTTCTACCTTGAGTTTGGCCCCCAGGTGGAATTCCTGACCTCGGCGAAGGCCATCACTGACGGGGTGAAGACGGACGTGTCTTCCAATTTTAACAAGGTGGATGCCGACCTGAACTTCGGCTTCGGCCTGAATTGCGGTCCTGTGGTATCGCTCTTTGCGCGCTACAACCTGGGGCTGTCAGATGTCTACAACGACAACGGGCCTTCCGAATACAACCGCGGGGCCCAGATTGGGATTGGGTTTAAGTTCCCCAATGGGGATGGCTATGAGCGACGTAGCCGTCGCTATTAA
- the mutS gene encoding DNA mismatch repair protein MutS → MAKSSADTPLMQQHRAIKARFPDAILLFRVGDFYETFGEDAIVASKVLGITLTKRNNGAAASAELAGFPHHALDTYLHKLVKAGHRVAVCDQLEDPKTVKGIVKRGVTEMVTPGVATNDKLLEGGSNNFLAGFHADGGRVGLAFLDISTGEFFVTEGDADYADRLLQSLRPAEVVFRKDLQRSFKETFGDRFYTYPLDAWIFEEQYARESLARHFETRGLKGFGIDDMPLAIISAGAVLHYLRETEHPHLGHLVSIQRIAPDGHLWMDKFTIRNLELLGSNVEGGHHLLATLNNTVSPMGARLLRRWTVMPLKDKASIDRRLDLVEYLVRDTDVRKTFREAIASCGDIERLVSKLPARKINPREVLQLCAGLGAVGRVREAKLGAGGDPYLAELCAGLDPSPALRDRITRALVDHPSVQLGKGPVIREGVDAALDDLRGIAGAGKEYLLRLQQQESEATGISSLKVSFNNVFGYYLEVTNAHKGKVPPTWIRKQTLTGAERYITPELKEYEEKIMGAEEKILALETRLYDELLEHLQGFIAPLQRNGHLLAILDVLAGFAENALRYHYKKPEVHEGTELDIREGRHPVMERHLPPGESYIANDLLLDPTTQQVIILTGPNMSGKSALLRQTALITLMAHLGSFVPATAARVPLTDKIFTRVGASDNLSGGESTFMVEMNETASILNNLTARSLVLLDEIGRGTATYDGISIAWSIVEYLQRHPGRPKTFFATHYHELNELEERLEGVRNFHITHKEVGQKVIFLRKLAPGGSTHSFGIHVAKMAGMPPSLLERAEELLAEMEGKHLGTPVDMPGRKNGTPQLQLSIFDAHSETFAEIRRVLNAVDINNLTPVEALLKLSEIKNLLK, encoded by the coding sequence GTGGCAAAATCTTCCGCAGACACCCCGCTCATGCAACAACACCGGGCCATCAAAGCCCGGTTTCCAGACGCCATCCTCCTGTTCCGTGTAGGTGATTTCTACGAAACCTTCGGGGAAGACGCCATCGTCGCCTCCAAGGTCCTCGGGATCACCCTCACCAAACGCAACAATGGCGCCGCCGCTTCGGCCGAACTGGCCGGTTTTCCGCACCACGCCCTGGATACCTATCTCCACAAGCTGGTCAAGGCGGGGCATCGTGTAGCCGTATGCGACCAACTGGAAGACCCGAAGACCGTCAAAGGTATCGTAAAACGGGGGGTTACCGAAATGGTCACCCCCGGGGTTGCCACCAACGACAAGCTCCTGGAAGGGGGGAGCAACAACTTCCTTGCTGGGTTTCATGCAGACGGCGGCCGCGTCGGGCTGGCCTTCCTGGACATCAGCACGGGTGAATTCTTTGTCACCGAAGGGGACGCCGACTATGCCGACCGCCTCCTCCAAAGCCTTCGTCCCGCCGAGGTGGTGTTCCGCAAGGACCTCCAGCGCTCCTTTAAGGAGACTTTCGGGGACCGGTTTTATACCTACCCCCTCGACGCCTGGATCTTTGAGGAGCAATACGCCCGGGAAAGCCTTGCCCGGCATTTTGAGACGCGGGGTCTGAAAGGGTTCGGGATAGACGACATGCCCCTGGCGATCATCAGCGCCGGGGCCGTCCTCCACTACCTCCGGGAAACCGAGCACCCCCACCTGGGCCACCTCGTGTCCATCCAGCGCATCGCCCCCGACGGCCACCTGTGGATGGACAAGTTCACCATCCGCAACCTCGAACTCTTAGGCTCCAACGTGGAAGGCGGACATCACCTTTTGGCGACGCTCAACAACACCGTTTCCCCCATGGGTGCCCGGCTGTTGCGCCGCTGGACGGTCATGCCCCTGAAGGACAAGGCCTCCATCGACCGACGTCTCGACCTGGTGGAATACCTCGTTCGCGACACCGATGTACGCAAGACTTTCCGGGAGGCGATTGCCTCCTGCGGGGATATAGAGCGGCTTGTCAGCAAGCTGCCGGCGCGCAAGATCAATCCCCGGGAGGTGCTGCAGCTTTGCGCGGGGCTGGGCGCGGTGGGGCGCGTGCGGGAGGCGAAGCTGGGCGCGGGCGGCGACCCCTACCTCGCGGAGCTTTGCGCGGGGCTTGACCCCTCCCCCGCCCTGCGGGACCGCATCACGCGCGCGCTGGTGGACCACCCCAGCGTACAACTGGGCAAGGGCCCCGTCATCCGGGAAGGCGTGGATGCCGCCCTGGATGACCTCCGCGGCATCGCGGGCGCCGGCAAGGAATACCTCCTCCGGCTCCAGCAGCAGGAAAGCGAGGCCACGGGCATCAGCAGCCTGAAGGTCAGTTTCAACAACGTCTTTGGGTACTACCTGGAAGTGACCAATGCCCATAAAGGAAAGGTCCCCCCGACCTGGATCCGGAAACAAACCCTTACGGGAGCGGAGCGCTATATAACGCCGGAGTTGAAGGAATATGAGGAGAAAATAATGGGTGCCGAGGAAAAGATCCTCGCCCTGGAAACGCGGTTGTACGACGAACTCCTGGAACACCTCCAGGGCTTTATCGCGCCCCTCCAGCGAAACGGGCACCTCCTGGCCATCCTTGACGTCCTCGCCGGTTTTGCGGAGAACGCCCTGCGCTATCACTATAAAAAACCGGAGGTCCACGAGGGCACGGAACTGGACATACGCGAAGGCCGGCACCCGGTCATGGAACGCCACCTGCCCCCCGGGGAAAGTTATATTGCCAACGACCTGCTGCTCGATCCCACGACCCAGCAGGTGATCATCCTTACCGGGCCTAATATGAGCGGTAAAAGCGCCTTGTTGCGGCAAACCGCCCTTATCACCCTGATGGCCCACCTGGGCAGCTTCGTGCCCGCCACGGCCGCGCGGGTGCCCTTAACGGACAAGATATTCACGCGCGTCGGTGCCAGCGATAACCTGAGCGGGGGCGAAAGCACCTTTATGGTGGAGATGAACGAAACTGCCAGCATCCTGAACAACCTCACGGCCCGAAGCCTGGTCCTTTTGGACGAGATCGGGAGGGGCACCGCTACCTACGACGGGATATCCATTGCCTGGAGCATCGTCGAATACCTCCAACGGCACCCCGGGCGGCCCAAGACTTTTTTTGCTACACATTATCACGAACTGAACGAGCTGGAAGAGCGGCTGGAAGGTGTCCGTAACTTTCACATTACCCACAAGGAGGTCGGCCAAAAGGTCATTTTCCTTCGCAAACTGGCACCCGGGGGGAGTACCCACAGTTTTGGCATTCATGTAGCCAAAATGGCAGGAATGCCACCTTCTCTCCTGGAAAGAGCGGAGGAACTCCTGGCGGAAATGGAGGGGAAACACCTCGGCACGCCTGTGGACATGCCGGGCCGCAAGAACGGCACTCCCCAACTCCAATTATCCATCTTTGACGCTCATTCTGAGACCTTTGCGGAAATCCGGCGGGTTCTGAATGCAGTGGACATCAACAACCTCACCCCGGTGGAAGCGCTTCTGAAACTCAGCGAGATAAAAAACCTTTTGAAGTGA
- the rpmB gene encoding 50S ribosomal protein L28, with protein MARVCQVTGKKPIVGHSVSHSNIKTKRRFLPNLQTKRFFLAEEDRWITLKVSSEAIRTINKNGLLVVVKELRAKGVVI; from the coding sequence ATGGCAAGAGTATGTCAGGTTACTGGTAAGAAGCCGATCGTTGGACATTCCGTGTCTCACTCCAATATTAAGACCAAGCGGCGCTTTCTGCCTAACTTGCAGACCAAGCGCTTTTTCCTCGCCGAGGAAGATCGTTGGATCACCCTGAAGGTGTCCTCCGAAGCGATCCGGACGATCAATAAGAACGGTCTCCTGGTTGTCGTAAAGGAACTGAGGGCGAAAGGCGTCGTGATCTAA
- the rpmG gene encoding 50S ribosomal protein L33, protein MAKKGNRVQVILECTEHKTTGLPGTSRYISTKNKKNTPERLELKKYNPILKKYTVHKEIK, encoded by the coding sequence ATGGCAAAGAAAGGGAACAGGGTTCAGGTAATCCTGGAATGTACGGAACACAAGACCACGGGCCTGCCCGGGACCAGCCGTTACATCTCTACCAAAAACAAGAAGAACACGCCTGAGCGCCTGGAGTTGAAGAAATACAACCCGATCCTCAAGAAGTATACCGTTCACAAAGAAATTAAATAG
- a CDS encoding DUF4295 domain-containing protein gives MAKAAKTAIKKDPKVAAEAKNYTKVIKAVRSSKSGAYTFKEQIVHKDKVKDFLSEK, from the coding sequence ATGGCAAAAGCAGCGAAAACGGCCATTAAGAAAGACCCTAAGGTCGCCGCCGAAGCAAAGAACTATACCAAGGTCATCAAGGCCGTGCGGAGCAGCAAGTCCGGCGCCTATACATTCAAGGAGCAGATCGTCCACAAGGACAAGGTCAAAGACTTCCTGAGCGAAAAATAA
- the ftsY gene encoding signal recognition particle-docking protein FtsY, with protein sequence MSFFGKLFGSKEKESLDQGLQKTKEGFLGKLTRAVAGKSTVDEEVLDNLEEALVSADVGIDTTVKIIDRIEKRVAKDKYLGTTELNRLLQEEIEALLVEAPDQGYKDFELPGGKKPYVILVVGVNGVGKTTTIGKLAHQFKRAGKSVLLGAADTFRAAAVDQLTIWSERVGVPIVKKEMGADPASVAFDAVNSAVAKGVDVLLIDTAGRLHNKAHLMDELSKIRRVIQKVIPEAPHDVLLVLDGSTGQNAVEQARHFTAATQVTSLAITKLDGTAKGGVVLAIADQFKIPVRFIGVGEKAEDLLVFDRHEFVDSLFKL encoded by the coding sequence ATGAGTTTTTTCGGTAAGCTATTCGGGAGTAAGGAGAAGGAAAGCCTGGACCAGGGGCTCCAAAAGACGAAAGAAGGCTTCCTGGGGAAGCTGACCCGGGCTGTCGCAGGGAAAAGTACGGTGGACGAAGAGGTGTTGGACAACCTGGAAGAGGCCCTGGTCAGCGCGGACGTAGGCATCGACACGACGGTCAAGATCATCGATCGCATTGAAAAGCGGGTAGCCAAAGACAAGTACCTGGGCACCACGGAGCTCAACCGGCTTTTGCAGGAAGAGATCGAGGCGCTTTTGGTGGAGGCACCCGACCAGGGGTATAAGGATTTCGAGCTGCCCGGCGGGAAGAAGCCCTACGTGATCCTCGTCGTGGGTGTAAACGGGGTAGGGAAAACAACCACCATCGGCAAGCTGGCCCACCAGTTCAAACGGGCCGGCAAAAGCGTCCTCCTCGGCGCGGCGGATACCTTCCGCGCGGCGGCCGTGGACCAGCTGACCATCTGGAGCGAGCGGGTGGGCGTACCCATCGTCAAAAAGGAAATGGGGGCAGACCCCGCCTCCGTGGCTTTTGACGCTGTGAACAGCGCCGTGGCCAAGGGCGTGGACGTCCTCCTGATCGATACGGCGGGCCGGTTGCACAACAAGGCCCACCTGATGGACGAACTTTCCAAGATCCGGCGGGTCATCCAAAAAGTGATCCCTGAAGCGCCACACGACGTATTATTGGTGTTGGACGGGTCGACGGGGCAAAACGCCGTCGAGCAAGCCCGGCACTTTACCGCCGCCACCCAGGTCACCAGCCTGGCGATCACCAAGCTGGACGGCACGGCCAAAGGGGGGGTGGTGCTGGCCATCGCGGACCAGTTCAAGATCCCCGTCCGGTTTATCGGGGTGGGGGAAAAGGCGGAGGACCTGCTGGTGTTCGACCGGCACGAATTCGTCGACAGCCTTTTCAAGCTTTAG
- the rimO gene encoding 30S ribosomal protein S12 methylthiotransferase RimO has translation MKTRSLKKDKVNIITLGCSKNLVDSEVLSGQLAAGDIDVVHESTKKDHNIVIVNTCGFIDKAKEESVNTILDQVEHKKKGRLDKVYVTGCLSERYRGDLESEIPEVDAWFGTMELPLILKRFDVDYRAELLGERLLATPQHYAYLKISEGCNRTCSFCAIPLMRGGHVSKPIEQVVEEARKLVRMGVKEVMLIAQELTYYGLDLYKKRELPRLLHALADVPGLEWIRLHYAYPSKFPLEIIDVMRERPNICNYLDMPLQHASDNMLKAMKRQITRVEMEDLIGQIRDRLPGICLRTTLITGYPGETEADVEELKDFLQRMRLDRVGIFTYSHEENTSAYAEEDNIPAAEKEKRAQSIMEVQQEISYEKNQDKVGQTFRVIVDKKEAGRYLGRTEFDSVEVDNEVVLHSERKLKPGEFVEARITKAYDYDLEGEVI, from the coding sequence ATGAAGACAAGATCGCTCAAGAAGGACAAGGTGAACATCATCACCCTGGGGTGTAGCAAGAACCTGGTGGACAGCGAGGTGCTGAGCGGTCAGTTGGCCGCGGGGGACATAGACGTGGTGCACGAGAGCACGAAAAAAGACCACAACATCGTCATCGTCAATACCTGCGGCTTTATCGACAAGGCCAAGGAGGAATCCGTCAATACCATCCTCGACCAGGTGGAGCACAAGAAAAAAGGACGCCTGGACAAGGTGTATGTCACGGGTTGTCTGAGCGAACGCTACCGGGGTGACCTGGAAAGCGAGATCCCGGAGGTGGACGCGTGGTTCGGGACCATGGAGCTGCCGCTGATCCTGAAACGCTTTGACGTAGACTACCGGGCGGAGCTGTTGGGAGAGCGCCTGCTTGCCACCCCCCAGCACTACGCCTACCTGAAAATATCCGAGGGCTGTAACCGCACCTGTTCCTTTTGCGCCATTCCCTTGATGCGGGGCGGACACGTCAGCAAACCTATCGAACAGGTGGTGGAGGAAGCCCGTAAGCTGGTCCGCATGGGCGTGAAGGAAGTCATGCTCATTGCCCAGGAACTGACGTATTACGGGTTGGACCTGTATAAAAAACGGGAGCTGCCGCGGCTGTTGCATGCGTTGGCAGACGTGCCGGGCCTGGAGTGGATCCGGTTGCACTATGCCTATCCGTCGAAATTCCCGCTGGAGATCATCGACGTGATGCGCGAGCGGCCCAACATCTGCAACTACCTGGACATGCCGTTGCAACACGCTTCCGACAACATGCTCAAGGCGATGAAACGCCAGATCACGCGTGTGGAAATGGAAGACCTGATCGGTCAGATCAGGGACCGTCTCCCCGGGATCTGTCTGCGGACAACCCTGATCACGGGGTACCCCGGGGAAACCGAGGCGGACGTGGAGGAGCTCAAGGACTTTTTACAACGCATGCGGCTCGACCGGGTCGGCATCTTTACGTACTCACACGAGGAGAATACATCCGCCTACGCGGAGGAGGACAATATCCCCGCGGCGGAAAAGGAGAAAAGGGCGCAATCCATCATGGAAGTGCAGCAGGAAATCTCCTATGAAAAGAACCAGGACAAGGTGGGACAAACCTTCCGGGTGATCGTGGACAAAAAAGAAGCGGGTCGTTACCTCGGTCGCACCGAGTTTGACAGCGTGGAAGTGGACAACGAGGTCGTTCTCCACAGCGAGCGCAAGCTCAAACCGGGAGAATTTGTGGAAGCGCGGATCACCAAGGCTTATGATTACGATCTTGAAGGGGAAGTGATATAG